AACCGGATATCATCGACTGCTTGTCAAATCGATGGCAATATATTGCGTTCTTCCGTTTGGATAAAAACCTGCAATCAACAGCACTTTATCCTGACTGTTGTTAGCAGCCGATACAATATTAGCCACGTCACTTTCGCTATTGACCGGAGTATTATTTATCCTCATAATGATGAAGCCTTTGTTAATTCCTTCTTTTCTGAAAAGTCCGTTACTTTTTACACTTTCTACTTCGATACCGCTTGAAATGCCTAAAGCCCTTTTCCTTTCATCCGGTATTTGTTTGAATGTGGCACCTAAAGTGTTCAAGGCGTTTGTACCGCGTGTTATTTCGGTGCTGCCTTCGTTGTTCGTCAGTTCAACATTGAATGAGTGGCTGTTGCCGTTGCGGTCGACCGTAACGCTGATCTTGTCCCCCGGACGGTATCTGTTCAACTGGCTTTGTAGTTCGGCGAAATTGCGGATAGGTACATTGTTGATGGCGTTGATCACATCTCCCTTTTGGATACCTGCTGCTTTGGCCGCGCTTCGGTCGCTGAAATCTTCTACCAGTACGCCTTTGATTTGTGACAGTTCCCGTGCTTTTTGGGGATCCTGACGCCCGATGATCTCTATATTGGGTGCCTGGATTCCCAGCAGTGCGCGCTGTACGGTGCCGTATTCCTTCAGGTCTGCAGCTATTTTGCCGGCAATGGAAATAGGCACGGCGAAAGCATACCCTGCAAAATTGCCCGTCTGTGAATAAATGGCAGTATTGATACCTACCAACTCTCCGCGTGTATTGACCAGTGCACCACCACTATTCCCGGGGTTGACCGCGGCATCTATTTGGATGAAGGATTGGATACCTAATCCGCCTCCCATCACATTACCTCTGTTCTTGGCGCTCACAATCCCGGCGGTGACCGTAGAGGTGAGGTTGAACGGATTACCTACCGCCAAAACCCATTCCCCTACTTTTAACGCGTCAGAGTTTCCGAAAGTGAGATAAGGAAAATCATCCCCATCAATCTTCAGTAAGGCGATATCACTCATACGGTCAGTACCGACTACCTTAGCTTTGAATTCCCGGTTGTCATTCAGGGTGACGGAGACCTCATTTGCTTTATCCACTACGTGATTATTCGTGATGATATATCCGTCTTTGGAAATGATCACTCCGGAACCGTAACCTACCTGTTCACGTGGTTGAGAAGGCATGCGGTCGCCAAACCCGAAGAAAAAATCAAACGGATTGATGTATTGTTGCTGGCTAATTGTTGTTGTTTTCACGTGTACTACTCCATCGACCGACTTGGCAGCTGCTTCGGTAAAATCGGGATATCCATCCGATGTGGTGAGATTGGTGAGCACTACATTTTTGTCTTGTTCAAAAGAGTCGGCATAAGCACGTACTTCTTCGGAAATCCTGCTCCCTGGTAAAT
This window of the Proteiniphilum saccharofermentans genome carries:
- a CDS encoding Do family serine endopeptidase; protein product: MNTGNSKNVFIIVLVAILSSVVTLLGYNVINRNNGSSSFSDLPGSRISEEVRAYADSFEQDKNVVLTNLTTSDGYPDFTEAAAKSVDGVVHVKTTTISQQQYINPFDFFFGFGDRMPSQPREQVGYGSGVIISKDGYIITNNHVVDKANEVSVTLNDNREFKAKVVGTDRMSDIALLKIDGDDFPYLTFGNSDALKVGEWVLAVGNPFNLTSTVTAGIVSAKNRGNVMGGGLGIQSFIQIDAAVNPGNSGGALVNTRGELVGINTAIYSQTGNFAGYAFAVPISIAGKIAADLKEYGTVQRALLGIQAPNIEIIGRQDPQKARELSQIKGVLVEDFSDRSAAKAAGIQKGDVINAINNVPIRNFAELQSQLNRYRPGDKISVTVDRNGNSHSFNVELTNNEGSTEITRGTNALNTLGATFKQIPDERKRALGISSGIEVESVKSNGLFRKEGINKGFIIMRINNTPVNSESDVANIVSAANNSQDKVLLIAGFYPNGRTQYIAIDLTSSR